A genome region from Microbacterium terricola includes the following:
- a CDS encoding DUF4031 domain-containing protein: protein MAILIDDPRWPAHGRLWAHLISDASLEELHAFADANEIPRRGFDRDHYDVPAEAHARLVAAGARHVDGHALVRALIASGLRITARQRRGLS from the coding sequence GTGGCGATTCTCATCGACGATCCACGCTGGCCGGCGCACGGCCGGCTGTGGGCGCACCTGATCAGCGATGCCTCGCTGGAGGAGCTGCACGCGTTCGCCGACGCCAACGAGATCCCGCGACGCGGATTCGACCGCGACCACTACGACGTCCCGGCCGAGGCGCATGCCCGACTGGTCGCCGCGGGCGCCCGTCACGTCGACGGACACGCCCTGGTGCGCGCCCTCATCGCCTCAGGTCTGCGGATCACGGCGCGCCAGCGCCGTGGCCTGTCCTGA
- the rplU gene encoding 50S ribosomal protein L21 — protein sequence MVYAVVRAGGRQEKVEVGTIVVLDRQKAKVGETLELPAVLFVDGDAVTTDADKLAKVTVTAEVLGEERGPKIVIQKFKNKTGYKKRQGHRQDLTRVKVTGIK from the coding sequence GTGGTCTACGCAGTAGTGCGCGCCGGCGGCCGGCAGGAGAAGGTGGAGGTCGGCACGATCGTCGTCCTCGACCGTCAGAAGGCGAAGGTCGGCGAGACGCTCGAGCTGCCCGCCGTCCTCTTCGTGGATGGCGACGCGGTCACGACCGACGCCGACAAGCTCGCGAAGGTCACCGTCACCGCTGAGGTGCTCGGCGAAGAGCGCGGCCCCAAGATCGTGATCCAGAAGTTCAAGAACAAGACCGGCTACAAGAAGCGCCAGGGCCACCGCCAGGACCTCACGCGCGTCAAGGTCACCGGCATCAAGTAA
- a CDS encoding Rne/Rng family ribonuclease — protein sequence MTADGNDEYDDNTLTEREAPVAAETTDVVEATEVAPAEAAPVADEATPEAAPVGEPEVAAEDAVASPDAPTDVDTAQAAPEASAEAEASAEAEAEASAEAEPAASAEAEPAASAEAEPAASAEAEPAASAEAEPAASEEPEAAPEESGPVTAVSLGLLPEVFVSAVSTQLMFYAPAIAPLAAAPEAADEEDEQPAQSSSRRRNRRRGGAAEGREPASEPVERQPRQRAVELITEPQRIKGSTRLEAKKQRRRDGREAGRRRAVVTEAEFLARREAVDRVMIVRSKNGRIQIAVLEDNVLVEHYVARSQEASLIGNVYLGRVQNVLPSMEAAFVDIGRGRNAVLYSGEVDWDAVETGNQPRRIELALKSGDRVLVQVTKDPVGHKGARLTSQISLPGRYLVYVPGGAMNGISRKLPDTERARLKKILKEVLPESSGVIVRTAAEGATEDQLTRDVQRLTTQWEHISAQVANGQAPALLHSEPDLLVKIVRDVFNEDFTKMLIQGEEAHQTISRYLEGVAPDLLDRVVAHEGDADPFDEFRVTEQIEKALDRKVWLPSGGSLVIDRTEAMTVVDVNTGKFVGTGGNLEETVTKNNLEAAEEIVRQLRLRDIGGIIVVDFIDMVLESNRDLVLRRLVECLSRDRTKHQVAEVTSLGLVQMTRKKLGLGLLETFSEPCEVCAGRGVIVHHDPVVKHRSSNTNSSSNRRPRSTPPQSTAPATGTHVITEGMKSALAQIAASTIHPVGDEVAEAAAPAAIATEQAPSERPKKQRKKRKDSSQTAAPKTNADLLLDSVLNALPEPKAPGEGRSRRRVTTAALTGTPVAHAPINEG from the coding sequence GTGACGGCCGATGGCAACGACGAATACGACGACAACACCCTCACCGAGCGCGAAGCGCCGGTAGCCGCCGAGACGACCGACGTCGTCGAGGCGACGGAGGTTGCCCCCGCAGAGGCCGCTCCGGTCGCGGACGAGGCCACCCCGGAGGCTGCGCCGGTCGGCGAGCCCGAGGTCGCCGCGGAGGACGCGGTCGCGTCTCCCGACGCGCCGACCGACGTCGACACCGCTCAGGCCGCGCCCGAGGCATCCGCCGAGGCCGAGGCATCTGCCGAGGCCGAGGCCGAGGCATCTGCCGAGGCCGAGCCCGCAGCATCCGCCGAGGCCGAGCCCGCAGCATCCGCCGAGGCCGAGCCCGCAGCATCCGCCGAGGCCGAGCCCGCAGCATCCGCCGAGGCTGAGCCCGCAGCATCCGAGGAGCCCGAGGCGGCGCCGGAGGAGTCCGGTCCGGTCACGGCCGTGAGCCTGGGCCTGCTGCCCGAGGTGTTCGTGTCTGCTGTCTCGACGCAGCTCATGTTCTACGCACCGGCGATCGCGCCGCTGGCCGCCGCCCCCGAGGCAGCGGACGAGGAGGACGAGCAGCCCGCCCAGAGCTCGTCGCGCCGCCGCAACCGCCGCCGTGGCGGCGCCGCGGAAGGCCGCGAGCCCGCCTCCGAGCCGGTCGAGCGTCAGCCGCGCCAGCGCGCGGTCGAGCTCATCACCGAGCCGCAGCGCATCAAGGGATCGACCCGTCTCGAGGCGAAGAAGCAGCGCCGTCGCGACGGTCGTGAGGCCGGCCGCCGCCGCGCCGTCGTGACCGAGGCCGAGTTCCTCGCCCGCCGCGAGGCCGTCGACCGCGTCATGATCGTCCGCTCCAAGAACGGCCGCATCCAGATCGCCGTGCTCGAGGACAACGTGCTCGTCGAGCACTATGTCGCACGCAGCCAGGAAGCCTCACTGATCGGCAACGTGTACCTCGGGCGCGTCCAGAACGTGCTGCCCAGCATGGAGGCGGCCTTCGTCGACATCGGCCGCGGCCGCAACGCCGTGCTGTACTCGGGCGAAGTGGACTGGGATGCCGTCGAGACCGGCAACCAGCCGCGCCGCATCGAGCTGGCGCTGAAGAGCGGCGACCGCGTGCTCGTCCAGGTCACCAAGGACCCGGTCGGCCACAAGGGCGCACGCCTGACCAGCCAGATCTCGCTGCCGGGCCGTTACCTCGTGTACGTCCCTGGTGGCGCGATGAACGGCATCTCGCGCAAGCTGCCCGACACCGAGCGCGCCCGCCTGAAGAAGATCCTCAAGGAGGTGCTGCCGGAGTCGTCCGGCGTCATCGTCCGCACGGCCGCCGAAGGCGCCACCGAGGACCAGCTGACCCGCGACGTGCAGCGCCTCACCACGCAGTGGGAGCACATCAGCGCCCAGGTCGCCAACGGACAGGCGCCCGCGCTGCTGCACTCCGAGCCCGATCTGCTCGTGAAGATCGTCCGCGATGTCTTCAACGAGGACTTCACGAAGATGCTGATCCAGGGCGAAGAGGCGCACCAGACGATCTCGCGCTACCTGGAGGGCGTCGCCCCCGACCTGCTCGATCGGGTCGTCGCACACGAAGGCGACGCCGACCCGTTCGACGAGTTCCGCGTCACCGAGCAGATCGAGAAGGCGCTGGACCGCAAGGTGTGGCTGCCCTCAGGCGGCTCGCTCGTGATCGATCGCACCGAGGCCATGACGGTCGTCGACGTCAACACCGGCAAGTTCGTCGGCACCGGCGGCAACCTCGAGGAGACCGTCACCAAGAACAACCTTGAGGCCGCCGAGGAGATCGTCCGCCAGCTGCGCCTGCGCGACATCGGCGGCATCATCGTGGTCGACTTCATCGACATGGTGCTCGAGTCGAACCGCGACCTCGTGCTACGGCGCCTCGTCGAATGCCTCAGCCGCGACCGCACCAAGCACCAGGTGGCCGAGGTCACCTCACTCGGTCTCGTGCAGATGACCCGCAAGAAGCTCGGCCTGGGCCTCCTCGAGACCTTCAGCGAGCCGTGCGAGGTCTGCGCGGGGCGCGGCGTGATCGTGCACCACGATCCGGTCGTCAAGCATCGCTCGTCGAACACGAACTCGTCGTCCAACCGCCGGCCGCGCTCCACGCCGCCGCAGAGCACCGCGCCGGCCACGGGCACCCACGTCATCACCGAGGGCATGAAGTCGGCGCTGGCCCAGATCGCGGCGTCGACGATCCACCCGGTCGGCGACGAGGTCGCCGAGGCGGCCGCACCCGCCGCGATCGCGACCGAGCAGGCTCCCAGCGAGCGTCCGAAGAAGCAGCGGAAGAAGCGGAAGGATTCGTCGCAGACTGCCGCGCCGAAGACCAACGCCGATCTGCTGCTGGACTCGGTCCTCAACGCCCTGCCCGAGCCCAAGGCTCCGGGAGAGGGACGTTCCCGCCGTCGCGTGACCACCGCCGCACTCACCGGCACCCCGGTGGCGCACGCGCCGATCAACGAGGGCTAG